A genomic region of Mesorhizobium sp. NZP2077 contains the following coding sequences:
- a CDS encoding PfkB family carbohydrate kinase, producing MRPLAVIGNVNVDLIVGPVAPWPKAGTETVVDHDELRVGGQAGNTGLAWQALGIDFEIAANVGDDQFGRWLCEAFGDRADKWSVRPESTTLSVGMTHPDGERTFFTTRGHLPRFSLADVFSVLGGKRLAGGYALLCGSFLTDDLTRDYEAFFDWANGHGIAVALDTGWPLEGWTPANCKAARAWLARCDLALFNEVETVTLAGLPDPVEAARQIQSSMKKGATVVVKRGPEGAIAIGPGGALVRATAPDVKVIDTIGAGDVFNAAFLAALAQDRTLTASLNAATQVASRAISTLPRNYGGPMQFEESMHERA from the coding sequence ATGCGTCCGCTTGCAGTGATCGGCAACGTCAATGTCGACCTGATCGTCGGCCCGGTCGCGCCGTGGCCGAAGGCCGGAACGGAAACCGTCGTCGACCATGACGAACTTCGCGTCGGCGGACAGGCCGGCAACACCGGACTTGCCTGGCAGGCGCTGGGCATCGATTTCGAGATCGCCGCCAATGTCGGCGACGATCAGTTTGGCCGCTGGCTTTGTGAGGCTTTCGGCGACCGTGCCGACAAATGGTCGGTGCGCCCCGAGAGCACGACCCTTTCGGTCGGTATGACCCATCCCGACGGCGAAAGGACGTTTTTCACCACGCGCGGCCACCTGCCCCGCTTCAGCCTTGCCGACGTATTTTCGGTGCTCGGCGGCAAGCGGCTCGCCGGTGGCTACGCGCTGCTGTGCGGCTCCTTCCTCACCGATGATCTCACACGCGACTACGAGGCGTTCTTCGACTGGGCGAACGGGCACGGCATCGCGGTGGCGCTCGACACTGGCTGGCCGCTGGAGGGTTGGACGCCGGCGAACTGCAAGGCGGCACGCGCCTGGCTCGCGCGCTGCGACCTTGCCTTGTTCAACGAGGTGGAAACCGTGACCCTGGCCGGCCTGCCCGATCCGGTCGAAGCCGCGCGGCAAATCCAGTCCAGCATGAAGAAGGGCGCGACCGTCGTCGTCAAGCGCGGCCCAGAGGGGGCGATCGCCATCGGCCCGGGCGGAGCGCTGGTCAGGGCGACGGCGCCCGACGTCAAGGTCATCGACACGATCGGCGCCGGCGATGTCTTCAATGCGGCCTTCCTGGCCGCACTGGCGCAGGACCGGACGCTGACCGCCTCGCTGAATGCCGCGACGCAGGTAGCGTCGCGCGCCATTTCCACTCTGCCCCGCAACTATGGCGGGCCGATGCAGTTCGAGGAATCCATGCATGAGCGCGCTTGA
- a CDS encoding response regulator transcription factor → MFIPNLLSTESGSEGIVRARIVIVEDEPDLRDAVAEYLGAAGYDVATAETAAAARGLIETQSFHLAILDIAMPGEDGLSLGRWLRSKMPIGIIYATAAGTALDRIVGLELGADDYIVKPYELREVLARVRSVLRRVPEPTELLNKKARTDRRSVAFGPFQADLDGRLVTGANGAVIDMAKSEFDVLEVFLTRANRLLTRAAISEAIGFTEDPESSRAVDIRIMRLRKKIEADPANPKFLRTVRGEGYIFSLPTGDSN, encoded by the coding sequence ATGTTTATACCCAATCTACTTTCCACTGAAAGTGGGAGCGAGGGCATCGTGCGGGCAAGAATTGTTATCGTCGAAGACGAGCCCGACCTGAGGGACGCGGTTGCCGAATATCTCGGCGCCGCCGGCTATGATGTGGCGACCGCGGAAACCGCGGCCGCCGCGCGCGGCCTGATCGAAACTCAATCCTTCCATCTGGCCATTCTCGACATCGCCATGCCGGGCGAGGACGGGCTGTCGCTCGGCCGCTGGTTGCGCTCGAAAATGCCGATCGGCATCATCTACGCGACCGCCGCCGGCACTGCGCTCGACCGCATCGTCGGGTTGGAACTCGGCGCCGACGACTATATCGTCAAGCCATACGAGCTGCGCGAAGTGCTGGCGAGGGTCCGCAGCGTACTGCGCCGCGTTCCAGAGCCAACGGAGCTGCTCAACAAGAAAGCCAGGACGGACCGCCGTTCCGTCGCCTTCGGCCCGTTCCAGGCCGATCTTGACGGCCGGCTGGTCACCGGCGCCAACGGCGCCGTGATCGACATGGCCAAGAGCGAATTCGATGTGCTGGAGGTTTTCCTGACCCGTGCCAACCGGCTTTTGACGCGCGCCGCGATCTCGGAGGCGATCGGCTTCACCGAGGATCCGGAATCGTCGCGAGCCGTCGACATCCGCATCATGCGCCTGAGAAAGAAGATCGAGGCGGATCCGGCCAACCCGAAATTCCTGCGCACGGTGCGCGGTGAAGGCTATATCTTCTCGCTGCCGACCGGCGACAGCAACTGA
- a CDS encoding efflux RND transporter permease subunit, with translation MSFSDLFIRRPVLSTVLACLILLLGFQGIFNLSIRQYPKVDETAITITTAYPGASADLIQGFISAPIARAVASTENIDYVTSSSRPSSSTVTVQMKLGSNPDVALTEVLSKVQGVRGTLPDASKDPVIVKGTGQQFAMMYISMQNPNMTKEQLTEYIERVIRPRMSTVEGVADVQIFGAQQYSMRVWVDPVRLAARGVTAAEVLAAINNSNFLSAPGNTQNEYVVSSITVRSTLQTPEAFAELPLRSTDGNVVRLRDVARVELGAENTDTRVSFNGKPGTFLAIFPTPAANPLTTAAALTKLVPQIQETLPKGMTIEVVYDATGQISASIYEVFKTIAEAVAIVVVVILLFLGSFRSVMMPIITIPLSLIGVCFLLFAVGYSINLLSLLAMVLAIGLVVDDAIVVVENIHRHMEEDHMSPMQAAFSGMREIASAIVAMTMTLAAVFAPLAFTGGLTGALFREFAVTLAGSVVLSGIIAVTITPMMSARLLKAGTPGRFQRIVDGIFARVEHAYERAVAGSLNYRPLTLIIVLALVGVTGFMFTKTSSELAPEEDQGFLLSIVTGPRYATSDYTETYVNQILGLVKDIPETRAQFSAVAFGGTTNSAFVGFAFKDWADRKRNSKELQADITARIAKVAGVQAFVFAPPTLPGSGGGLPISMVVRSTGDSSEVYEVAEQIKNKAQASGRFIVVQNSMAYDAPQVTVTIDRDRAAALNLPIADIGRTLTLLVGGAEVAQFDRDSNSYDIIPQVPQQFRDNPEKLGEYFVRSVTGEMVPLSAVVKISTNASPAAIEQFNQLNSATISALPLPGVTTGDGLKALEDIARENLPDTFFIDYSGQSRQEKEQGNTILIAFAAAVIVIYLVLAAQFESFRDPLIIMMAVPLSIFGAMLPLNMIPNLNMIFMIMGSHFSIPPATLNIYTQVGLITLIGLITKHGILLVEFANQQREAHGMRRRDAIIASAKVRLRPILMTTAAMALGVVPLIVSSGAGAAARYSMGIVIFSGILVGTMFTLFVVPMFYTFIASKDLPHLAEKPDPKLMPALQD, from the coding sequence ATGAGCTTTTCCGATCTCTTCATTCGCCGGCCCGTCCTGTCGACGGTCCTTGCCTGCTTGATCCTGCTTCTGGGTTTCCAGGGCATCTTCAACCTGTCGATCCGGCAGTATCCAAAGGTTGACGAAACCGCGATCACCATCACGACCGCCTATCCAGGCGCCAGCGCCGACCTGATCCAGGGCTTCATTTCCGCCCCGATCGCGCGCGCCGTCGCCTCAACCGAGAACATCGACTACGTCACCTCGTCCAGCCGTCCCTCCTCCAGTACCGTGACGGTGCAGATGAAGCTCGGCTCCAACCCCGACGTGGCGTTGACCGAAGTGCTGTCCAAGGTCCAGGGCGTGCGCGGCACCTTGCCGGATGCATCCAAGGACCCGGTCATCGTCAAGGGCACCGGCCAGCAGTTCGCGATGATGTACATCTCGATGCAGAATCCCAACATGACGAAGGAGCAGCTGACAGAGTATATCGAGCGTGTCATCAGGCCCCGCATGTCGACGGTCGAAGGTGTCGCCGACGTGCAGATCTTCGGCGCCCAGCAATACTCGATGCGCGTCTGGGTCGATCCGGTCAGGCTTGCCGCGCGCGGTGTGACGGCGGCAGAAGTGCTGGCGGCGATCAACAACTCCAACTTCCTGTCGGCGCCCGGCAACACCCAGAACGAATATGTCGTCTCGTCGATCACCGTGCGCTCGACACTGCAGACACCGGAAGCCTTCGCCGAGCTGCCGCTGCGCTCGACCGACGGCAACGTGGTGCGGCTGCGCGACGTGGCGCGCGTCGAACTCGGCGCGGAGAACACCGACACAAGGGTCTCCTTCAACGGAAAGCCAGGCACCTTCCTGGCCATCTTCCCGACACCTGCAGCCAATCCGCTGACGACGGCGGCGGCGCTCACCAAGCTCGTGCCGCAGATTCAGGAGACGCTGCCGAAAGGCATGACGATCGAGGTCGTCTACGACGCCACCGGCCAGATCAGCGCCTCGATCTACGAAGTGTTCAAGACCATCGCCGAAGCGGTTGCCATCGTCGTCGTCGTCATCCTCTTGTTCCTTGGCTCGTTCCGTTCGGTGATGATGCCGATTATCACCATCCCGCTGTCGCTGATCGGCGTCTGCTTTCTTCTGTTTGCGGTGGGCTACTCGATCAATCTTCTGTCGCTGCTCGCCATGGTACTGGCGATCGGCCTTGTCGTCGATGACGCCATCGTGGTGGTGGAGAACATCCACCGCCATATGGAAGAAGACCACATGTCGCCGATGCAGGCGGCGTTCAGCGGCATGCGCGAAATCGCCTCTGCCATTGTCGCCATGACCATGACGCTGGCCGCCGTGTTCGCACCGCTGGCCTTCACCGGCGGCCTGACCGGCGCGCTGTTTCGCGAATTCGCGGTCACGCTCGCCGGCTCGGTGGTGCTGTCGGGCATCATCGCCGTCACCATCACCCCGATGATGTCCGCGCGTCTCTTGAAGGCGGGCACACCAGGCCGTTTCCAGCGCATTGTCGACGGTATTTTCGCGCGGGTCGAACACGCCTATGAGCGGGCCGTCGCTGGTTCGCTGAATTATCGTCCCTTGACGTTGATCATCGTGCTCGCACTCGTCGGCGTGACCGGCTTCATGTTCACCAAGACCTCCAGCGAACTGGCACCGGAAGAAGACCAGGGCTTCCTGCTGTCGATTGTGACGGGGCCACGCTATGCGACATCCGATTACACCGAGACCTATGTTAACCAGATTCTGGGACTGGTGAAGGACATTCCGGAAACACGGGCGCAGTTCTCCGCCGTCGCCTTCGGCGGCACGACAAACAGCGCCTTCGTCGGCTTTGCCTTCAAGGACTGGGCGGACCGCAAGCGAAATTCCAAGGAACTGCAGGCCGACATTACCGCTCGTATCGCAAAAGTGGCGGGTGTCCAGGCCTTCGTCTTCGCGCCGCCGACGCTGCCGGGCTCCGGCGGCGGCCTGCCCATCTCCATGGTGGTGCGCTCGACCGGCGATTCCTCGGAAGTGTACGAGGTGGCCGAGCAGATCAAGAACAAGGCGCAGGCCTCCGGCCGCTTCATCGTCGTGCAGAATTCGATGGCCTATGATGCACCGCAGGTGACGGTAACCATCGACCGAGACCGCGCCGCCGCGCTGAACCTGCCGATCGCCGATATCGGCCGAACGCTGACCTTGCTTGTCGGCGGCGCTGAAGTGGCGCAATTCGACCGCGACTCCAACAGCTACGACATCATTCCGCAGGTGCCGCAGCAATTCCGCGACAACCCTGAAAAGCTCGGCGAGTATTTCGTGCGCAGCGTGACCGGCGAGATGGTGCCGCTGTCGGCGGTGGTGAAGATTTCGACCAATGCGTCGCCGGCCGCCATCGAACAGTTCAACCAGCTGAATTCGGCGACGATTTCCGCGCTGCCGCTGCCTGGCGTCACCACCGGAGACGGGCTGAAAGCGCTGGAGGACATCGCCAGGGAAAACCTGCCCGACACGTTCTTCATCGACTACTCCGGCCAGTCCCGGCAGGAGAAGGAGCAGGGCAACACGATTCTGATCGCATTCGCGGCGGCCGTTATCGTCATTTATCTGGTGCTGGCGGCGCAGTTCGAAAGCTTCCGCGACCCGCTGATCATCATGATGGCGGTGCCGCTGTCGATCTTCGGCGCGATGTTGCCGCTCAACATGATCCCGAATCTCAATATGATTTTCATGATCATGGGATCACACTTCAGCATCCCACCGGCGACGCTCAACATCTACACGCAGGTCGGCCTGATCACACTGATCGGCCTGATCACCAAGCACGGCATCCTGCTGGTCGAATTCGCCAACCAACAGCGCGAGGCCCATGGCATGCGGCGGCGCGACGCCATCATCGCCTCGGCCAAGGTGCGGCTGCGGCCGATCCTGATGACGACGGCTGCGATGGCCCTTGGCGTGGTGCCGCTGATCGTTTCCAGCGGCGCGGGTGCTGCGGCCCGGTATTCGATGGGCATCGTGATCTTCAGCGGCATCTTGGTCGGCACTATGTTCACGCTCTTCGTCGTGCCGATGTTCTATACCTTCATCGCCAGCAAGGATCTGCCGCATCTGGCGGAAAAACCGGATCCGAAGCTGATGCCGGCGTTGCAGGACTGA
- a CDS encoding response regulator transcription factor, whose translation MAARAVIALVSVADVVATELADHLERRGHDVRQARQPWEAESLLAGGGIDVVVVGDSLSQAEGRDLLRRYGGQGGGGEDGPDFILICRPADLVDKVLALELGAADVVESPLNVRELAARVGGLLSRRGRGTQELIVLENATVDLRSAIVMHRSGTEEQLSPGQVALLRLFLASPRKVLTRDDIIAAAPAENADAFDRSIDSRIVRLRRKLDTETITTIRGTGYRFDPPRQFAD comes from the coding sequence ATGGCCGCACGAGCCGTCATTGCGCTTGTGTCCGTCGCCGACGTGGTGGCGACCGAACTTGCCGACCATCTCGAGCGGCGTGGCCATGATGTGCGCCAGGCGCGGCAGCCCTGGGAGGCGGAATCGCTGCTGGCTGGCGGGGGCATCGACGTCGTCGTCGTCGGGGACAGTCTCAGCCAGGCGGAAGGGCGGGACCTGCTCAGGCGTTATGGCGGCCAAGGCGGGGGCGGCGAGGATGGGCCCGATTTCATCCTGATCTGCCGGCCGGCCGATCTCGTCGACAAGGTGCTGGCGCTCGAACTGGGTGCGGCCGACGTTGTCGAAAGCCCGCTCAATGTCAGGGAATTGGCTGCCCGGGTCGGCGGCCTGCTTTCGCGGCGGGGCAGGGGCACCCAGGAACTGATCGTGCTGGAGAACGCGACCGTCGATTTGAGATCGGCGATCGTCATGCACCGCTCCGGCACTGAGGAACAGCTGTCGCCCGGTCAGGTGGCGCTGCTCAGGCTGTTCCTGGCGAGCCCCCGCAAGGTGCTGACGCGTGACGACATCATCGCCGCCGCACCGGCCGAGAACGCCGACGCCTTCGATCGCTCGATCGATTCGCGTATCGTGCGGCTGCGCCGCAAGCTCGACACCGAAACCATCACCACCATACGCGGCACCGGCTACCGGTTCGATCCGCCGCGGCAATTCGCCGACTAA
- a CDS encoding efflux RND transporter periplasmic adaptor subunit has protein sequence MFKRILRFFLIILVLVVLVVVVGIIVGTNVMREYGTKQFFATMKPPAATVSTTIAKPSSWTPGVEAIGTVKAVRGVDLTVETAGIVKDILFHANQKVAANAVLLQLDDAVERADLDAQKAQAALDQTSLARAIELTKRGVGSDSTLDTARAAASASASQVTKLQAVLDQKQLTAPFGGTVGIPKIDIGQYMAPGTAVVTLQDLDTMRVDFSVPEQQLPLLKIGQTVRLGFGGEDKPFAGAIRGIDPKIDSSSRLVNIRAEVANPDGKLTPGQFVQVRVELPEEQNVLTLPQTALTSSLYGDYIFVVQPAKPAAATPAKPDEKPAAAAADKPADAKPADAMKPAADAMKPAADAAKPADKPAADPAKPAAEGDKPSLVLSQVFVKPGRRNQGMVEIIEGLKAGDEVVTAGQNRLFNGISVNVDNTIDPTKSANKQAEQQ, from the coding sequence TTGTTCAAGCGCATACTTCGTTTCTTTCTCATCATTCTGGTTCTGGTCGTTCTCGTTGTTGTGGTCGGCATCATTGTCGGCACTAACGTCATGCGCGAATACGGCACCAAGCAGTTTTTCGCCACCATGAAGCCGCCGGCAGCGACCGTGTCGACAACCATCGCCAAGCCCTCGAGCTGGACGCCGGGCGTCGAGGCGATCGGTACGGTCAAGGCGGTACGCGGTGTCGACCTGACGGTCGAGACCGCCGGCATCGTCAAGGACATCCTTTTCCACGCGAACCAGAAAGTGGCGGCCAACGCGGTTCTCCTGCAGCTCGATGACGCTGTCGAGCGCGCCGATCTCGACGCACAGAAGGCGCAGGCCGCGCTCGATCAGACATCGCTGGCTCGCGCAATCGAACTGACCAAGCGTGGCGTCGGTTCCGACTCGACGCTGGACACGGCGCGGGCGGCGGCCTCGGCCTCGGCATCCCAGGTCACCAAGCTGCAGGCCGTGCTCGACCAGAAGCAGCTGACGGCGCCTTTCGGTGGCACGGTCGGCATTCCAAAGATCGATATCGGCCAGTATATGGCGCCCGGCACTGCCGTGGTGACGTTGCAGGACCTCGACACGATGCGCGTCGATTTCTCGGTTCCCGAACAGCAACTCCCCCTGCTCAAGATCGGCCAGACGGTTCGGTTGGGCTTCGGCGGTGAGGACAAGCCGTTTGCCGGCGCCATTCGCGGCATCGACCCGAAAATCGACTCCTCCAGCCGGCTGGTCAACATTAGGGCCGAGGTCGCCAATCCCGACGGCAAGCTGACTCCTGGCCAGTTCGTGCAGGTGCGTGTCGAACTGCCCGAAGAGCAGAACGTGCTGACGCTGCCACAGACGGCACTGACCTCCAGCCTTTATGGCGACTACATCTTCGTGGTGCAGCCGGCAAAGCCCGCTGCGGCCACCCCGGCCAAGCCGGACGAAAAGCCTGCCGCGGCGGCTGCCGACAAACCGGCGGACGCCAAGCCGGCGGATGCGATGAAGCCGGCAGCTGATGCCATGAAGCCCGCTGCCGATGCTGCAAAGCCAGCCGACAAGCCGGCCGCCGATCCGGCCAAGCCGGCTGCGGAGGGCGACAAGCCCTCGCTGGTGCTGTCGCAGGTCTTCGTCAAGCCGGGCCGCCGCAACCAAGGCATGGTCGAGATCATTGAAGGGCTGAAGGCTGGCGACGAAGTCGTCACCGCCGGTCAGAACCGCCTCTTCAACGGCATCTCCGTAAATGTCGACAACACCATCGACCCGACGAAATCGGCGAATAAGCAGGCCGAACAGCAATGA
- a CDS encoding SIS domain-containing protein — MMMTATKIRPAGLLAIDREMARQHADARASFEHNAAMATEVAASIEKTGRLLLLGMGGSHAVGRAVEPLYRALGIDALALPLSEQLGQPLPLTGRTVLVTSQSGESAEVVRWFAEAGNAADVFGLTLEGGSFLARTAPCLVGAGGTELAFAATRSLTVTFALHLAILAALGEDPKVALEALDQPQDNDITQALAVLEKVTTIVTSGRRLQGVAEALALGLTELSRLPCFSLEGGQLRHGPMEMLGQKIGVILFRGNDPTAELVTAMATSVVETGAPLVIFDASGQSPVAGAVTLSFKPASGMAAIFAKLPVAQRLMIAFADSRVDNAGTPVRSTKITRSE; from the coding sequence ATGATGATGACTGCAACAAAAATTCGACCGGCGGGACTGCTCGCCATCGATCGCGAAATGGCACGCCAGCATGCCGATGCGCGTGCTTCGTTCGAGCACAACGCTGCCATGGCGACTGAAGTCGCGGCCTCGATCGAGAAAACCGGTCGTCTGCTTCTGCTCGGCATGGGCGGCTCGCATGCGGTCGGGCGCGCCGTCGAGCCGCTCTACCGTGCACTCGGCATCGATGCGCTGGCGTTGCCGCTGTCCGAGCAGCTCGGCCAGCCGCTGCCGCTGACGGGCCGGACGGTGCTCGTCACCTCCCAATCCGGCGAGAGCGCCGAGGTCGTCAGATGGTTTGCGGAGGCCGGCAACGCTGCCGATGTTTTCGGCCTGACGCTCGAAGGCGGCTCGTTCCTCGCTCGCACCGCGCCATGCCTGGTCGGCGCCGGCGGCACCGAACTGGCCTTCGCCGCCACCCGCAGCCTGACCGTGACCTTCGCCTTGCACCTGGCCATCCTTGCCGCACTCGGCGAAGACCCTAAGGTAGCCCTTGAGGCACTGGATCAACCACAGGACAACGACATCACACAGGCACTCGCGGTACTGGAAAAGGTGACGACCATCGTCACCTCCGGCCGCCGCTTACAAGGCGTTGCCGAAGCGCTGGCACTTGGTCTTACCGAACTGTCGCGGCTACCCTGCTTTTCTCTCGAAGGCGGCCAGTTGCGGCATGGGCCGATGGAGATGCTCGGCCAAAAAATCGGCGTCATCCTGTTTCGCGGCAACGACCCGACCGCGGAACTGGTGACCGCCATGGCCACCTCCGTCGTCGAGACCGGCGCACCGCTCGTCATCTTCGACGCGTCAGGGCAATCGCCCGTCGCCGGTGCCGTCACGCTATCGTTTAAGCCGGCTTCCGGCATGGCGGCCATCTTCGCCAAGCTGCCGGTCGCGCAGCGCCTGATGATCGCCTTCGCCGACAGCCGCGTCGACAATGCCGGCACGCCTGTCCGCTCCACCAAGATCACCAGGAGCGAGTGA
- a CDS encoding TetR/AcrR family transcriptional regulator: MRAQRPNSREKILAAAADVARESGPGSLSLDAVASRAGVSKGGLLYNFPTKAKLMQGLVEGYLRDFEQALESANSNDNGKNPLAVYISLSANDCEEKQPSASWIFSAIAEDPDFLTPIKTFKRQLFERLKGEAKDLKSLLVCYLAIEGLRSMNLFDSDVLSKDERELLVSSLLDIAGSPDGATASGKRS, encoded by the coding sequence ATGAGAGCCCAACGACCGAACTCGCGCGAGAAGATTCTCGCCGCAGCGGCTGATGTTGCCCGGGAATCCGGGCCCGGGAGCCTGTCTCTGGATGCCGTCGCCAGCCGCGCCGGCGTGTCGAAAGGCGGGCTGCTCTACAATTTCCCGACCAAGGCCAAATTGATGCAGGGGCTGGTCGAGGGCTATCTGCGCGATTTCGAGCAAGCGCTCGAATCCGCCAACAGCAACGACAATGGCAAAAATCCGCTCGCCGTCTACATCAGCCTGTCGGCCAATGATTGCGAGGAAAAACAACCATCGGCATCGTGGATCTTTTCGGCGATCGCCGAGGATCCTGATTTCTTGACGCCGATAAAGACATTCAAGCGGCAGCTCTTCGAACGGCTGAAGGGTGAGGCAAAAGATCTCAAATCGCTGCTGGTCTGTTATCTCGCCATCGAGGGGCTGCGCAGCATGAACCTTTTCGATTCCGACGTGCTGTCGAAGGACGAACGCGAGCTGCTGGTCTCATCCCTGCTGGACATCGCCGGCTCGCCCGATGGTGCGACCGCTTCGGGGAAGCGCTCCTGA
- a CDS encoding L,D-transpeptidase, with the protein MHTTISAKLINITAAALTGTALLFGANAAHAANKIVARVSLSQQVMEVSVDGRPTFAWKVSTGDRAHVTPTGSFKPTRMHEMWYSKKYDNAPMPHSVFFSGGYAVHATYAIKHLGQPASHGCVRLHPDNAADFYQLVETFGPDNTSIVIVK; encoded by the coding sequence ATGCACACCACCATTTCCGCCAAGCTCATCAACATCACCGCGGCCGCGCTTACGGGTACCGCACTTCTGTTCGGCGCCAATGCAGCGCACGCCGCCAACAAGATCGTGGCGCGCGTCTCACTGTCACAGCAGGTCATGGAAGTCTCGGTCGATGGCCGGCCGACCTTTGCCTGGAAGGTGTCCACCGGCGACAGGGCGCATGTGACGCCGACCGGCTCGTTCAAGCCGACGCGCATGCATGAGATGTGGTATTCGAAGAAGTACGACAACGCGCCGATGCCGCACTCGGTGTTCTTCAGCGGCGGCTACGCGGTGCACGCTACCTATGCGATCAAGCACCTCGGCCAGCCGGCCTCGCATGGCTGCGTGCGTCTGCATCCCGACAATGCCGCCGATTTCTACCAGCTTGTCGAGACCTTCGGGCCCGACAACACCAGCATCGTCATCGTCAAGTAG
- the ugpC gene encoding sn-glycerol-3-phosphate ABC transporter ATP-binding protein UgpC yields MSALEIRNVRKNYGSVETLKGIDIALQSGEFLVLLGSSGCGKSTLLNIIAGLAEATSGDVLIGDRSILGVHPKNRDIAMVFQSYALYPNLTVRRNIGFGLEMRGVAGDEREKAVSEAARLLQIEALLDRKPSQLSGGQRQRVAIGRALVRKPQVFLFDEPLSNLDAKLRLEMRTELKRLHQMLQTTVVYVTHDQIEAMTLATRIAVMRDGRIEQLGTPEEIYNEPATLYVAGFVGAPSMNMLQAVITDGKLAIAESDVQIPLTARYANAAREGAPVVVGIRPEALRVATGAATDLSLPVEIEVVELTGPELVTTARIGTQRLTACLPPSSRVAKSQAVSFAFSEDALRLFDPDTGRAY; encoded by the coding sequence ATGAGCGCGCTTGAAATCCGCAACGTCCGCAAGAACTACGGCAGCGTCGAAACGCTGAAAGGCATCGACATCGCGCTGCAGAGCGGCGAGTTCCTGGTGCTGCTCGGCTCGTCGGGTTGCGGAAAGTCGACGCTCCTCAACATCATCGCGGGCCTCGCCGAAGCGACAAGCGGCGATGTCCTGATCGGCGACCGCTCGATCCTCGGTGTCCATCCCAAGAACCGCGACATCGCCATGGTCTTCCAATCCTACGCGCTCTATCCGAACCTGACGGTCCGCCGCAACATCGGCTTCGGGCTGGAGATGCGCGGCGTTGCCGGCGACGAGCGCGAAAAGGCGGTGAGCGAAGCGGCAAGGCTGCTGCAGATCGAGGCTCTGCTCGACCGCAAGCCGAGCCAGCTGTCCGGCGGACAGCGCCAGCGCGTCGCCATAGGCAGGGCGCTGGTGCGCAAGCCGCAGGTCTTCCTCTTCGACGAGCCGCTGTCCAACCTCGACGCCAAGCTGCGCCTGGAGATGCGCACCGAGTTGAAACGGCTGCACCAGATGCTGCAGACCACCGTCGTATACGTCACCCACGACCAGATCGAGGCGATGACGCTGGCGACACGCATCGCCGTGATGCGCGATGGCAGGATCGAGCAGCTCGGAACGCCGGAAGAGATCTACAACGAACCAGCCACGCTTTATGTCGCCGGCTTTGTCGGTGCGCCGTCCATGAACATGCTGCAGGCGGTGATCACCGATGGCAAGCTGGCCATAGCAGAGTCCGATGTGCAGATTCCTCTGACGGCACGCTATGCGAACGCGGCGCGCGAAGGCGCTCCGGTGGTCGTCGGTATCAGGCCGGAAGCGCTTCGCGTCGCGACCGGAGCCGCGACGGACCTGTCACTGCCCGTGGAGATCGAGGTTGTCGAACTGACCGGCCCCGAACTGGTGACGACGGCCCGGATCGGCACGCAACGGCTGACGGCCTGCCTGCCGCCGTCGTCCCGTGTCGCGAAAAGTCAGGCAGTCAGCTTCGCCTTCAGCGAGGACGCGCTGCGGCTCTTCGACCCTGACACCGGCAGAGCCTACTGA